The following are encoded in a window of Vicia villosa cultivar HV-30 ecotype Madison, WI unplaced genomic scaffold, Vvil1.0 ctg.000063F_1_1_2_unsc, whole genome shotgun sequence genomic DNA:
- the LOC131623434 gene encoding large ribosomal subunit protein uL16-like → MGRRPARCYRQIKNKPYPKSRFCRGVPDPKIRIYDAGMKKKGVDEFPFCVHLVSWEKENVSSEALEAARIACNKYMSKFAGKDAFHLRVRVHPFHVLRINKMLSCAGADRLQTGMRGAFGKPLGTCARVSIGQVLLSVRCKSGNGVHAQEALRRAKFKFPGRQKIIVSRKWGFTKLDQEEYLKLKSENRIVPDGVNAKVLGCHGPLANRQPGRAFLPMSA, encoded by the exons atggGTAGAA GACCGGCGAGATGTTACCGTCAGATAAAGAACAAACCGTATCCTAAATCCCGATTCTGCCGCGGCGTTCCGGATCCAAAGATCCGAATCTACGACGCAGGAATGAAGAAAAAAGGGGTAGATGAATTTCCTTTCTGCGTTCATCTGGTATCATGGGAGAAAGAGAATGTTTCTAGCGAAGCATTGGAGGCAGCGAGAATTGCTTGCAACAAGTACATGTCGAAGTTTGCTGGAAAAGACGCGTTTCATTTGCGTGTGAGGGTTCATCCTTTTCATGTGTTGAGGATCAATAAGATGCTGTCATGTGCTGGTGCGGATAGGTTGCAGACGGGGATGAGAGGCGCGTTTGGGAAGCCGTTGGGGACGTGTGCTAGGGTGAGTATTGGGCAGGTGCTGTTGAGTGTTAGGTGTAAGAGTGGGAATGGTGTTCATGCTCAAGAGGCTCTTCGTCGTGCTAAGTTTAAGTTCCCCGGTCGTCAGAAAATTATTGTTAGTCGAAAGTG gggttTTACTAAATTGGATCAAGAAGAGTACTTGAAGTTGAAATCGGAGAACAGAATTGTGCCGGATGGTGTAAATGCTAAG GTTCTTGGGTGCCATGGACCTTTGGCGAATCGCCAGCCAGGAAGAGCTTTCTTGCCAATGTCTGCTTAG
- the LOC131623433 gene encoding metal tolerance protein 4-like, whose translation MDMNSGSDPTRPLLSQNDRNSTEHGGRRTQIPRRNSVASLRSAFMSMLPDKVRPYLDSEDPFEVDLSKATALSQGEKDYYEKQIATLKSFEEVDAVVESDGIVEDDREELAQQERAMKISNYANIVLLILKIYATVRSGSIAIAASTLDSLLDLMSGGILWYTHLAMRNINIYQYPIGKLRVQPVGIIVFAAIMATLGFQVLITALEQLIENNPSEKMTGEQLIWLYSIMIFATVVKLILWLYCRSSGNQIVRTYADDHHFDVVTNVVGLVAAILGDKYYWWIDPVGAILLAIYTITNWSRTVMENAVSLVGQSASPEFLQKLTYLVVRHPGIKRVDTVRAYTFGVLYFVEVDIELPEDLRLKESHAIGESLQIKLEKLPEVERAFVHLDFECDHKPEHSILSKLPNNQP comes from the exons ATGGACATGAATTCGGGTTCGGATCCTACGCGCCCGCTTTTGTCTCAAAATGACCGGAACTCCACCGAACACGGCGGCCGGAGAACCCAAATCCCTCGCCGGAACTCCGTTGCCTCCCTCAGATCCGCTTTCATGTCCATGCTTCCTGATAAGGTCCGTCCTTACCTTGACTCTGAGGATCCCTTCGAGGTTGATCTCTCCAAAGCCACCGCTTTAAGCCAAG GAGAGAAAGATTACTATGAAAAACAAATTGCTACTTTGAAATCGTTTGAGGAGGTTGATGCGGTGGTGGAATCTGATGGCATTGTTGAGGATGATAGAGAGGAATTAGCTCAACAAGAAAGAGCAATGAAGATTTCTAACTATGCAAATATAGTTTTGTTGATATTGAAG ATTTATGCGACGGTAAGGAGTGGGTCAATAGCGATTGCAGCATCAACTTTAGACTCTCTGCTTGATCTAATGTCTGGTGGTATACTTTGGTACACTCACCTAGCAATGAGGAACATAAATATCTACCAGTATCCTATAGGAAAGCTGAGGGTTCAGCCAGTAGGGATAATTGTTTTTGCCGCTATCATGGCCACACTTG GATTTCAGGTGCTAATTACGGCCCTAGAACAACTAATAGAAAACAATCCTAGTGAAAAGATGACGGGGGAACAACTAATATGGTTGTACTCTATCATGATATTTGCAACTGTGGTGAAGCTTATACTTTGGCTTTACTGCAGAAGCTCGGGTAACCAGATTGTCCGTACCTATGCAGAT GATCACCACTTTGATGTGGTAACAAATGTAGTTGGATTAGTTGCGGCTATTCTTGGTGATAAATATTACTGGTGGATTGATCCGGTTGGAGCTATTTTACTTGCAATTTACACTATTACAAATTGGTCACGCACTGTCATGGAAAATGCAG TTTCACTGGTGGGACAATCTGCGTCTCCTGAATTTTTGCAGAAGTTAACATATCTAGTTGTAAGGCACCCTGGAATTAAACGTGTTGACACTGTCCGCGCATATACATTTGGCGTTTTATATTTTGTGGAG GTAGACATTGAACTTCCAGAAGATTTACGCTTAAAAGAATCACATGCCATTGGGGAGTCTCTACAGATAAAGCTTGAGAAACTTCCAGAAGTTGAGCGAGCATTTGTTCATCTGGACTTTGAGTGTGATCACAAACCAGAGCACTCAATTCTCAGTAAACTACCCAACAATCAGCCTTAA
- the LOC131623428 gene encoding uncharacterized protein LOC131623428: MDKTWMNSNRLSKQYEKGVWEFVEFAVKHSEDPLRMPCPCLGCCYGGKVDGEQLGSHLLRFGIDRSYTCWTMHGEKSNGNAESRCNRKYASNDDCTDTYDCDRVEEIAEALEEDLADCPKMFERLVSDAEKPLYDGCSKFTRLSAVLKLYNLKADNGWSDKSFTELLALMKDMLPEDNVLPNRTYEAKKMLSSNGMSYDKIHACPNDCVLFRNEYAALNECPKCGAPRYKKKLSPAKVLWYFPIIPRFRRMYRSETDSRHLTWHADERIIDGKLRHPADSPQWMKVDTDYPEFGKEARNLRLSLSTDGMNPHGIQSISHSTWPVILMIYNLPPWLCMKCKYMMLSMLISGPKQPGNDIDVYLAPLIEDLKFLWDNGVEVYDGYRKESFNLRAMLFGTINDFPAYGNLSGYSNKGQKACPVCEDETDTTRLELCQKNVFLGHRRFLNSNHHYRGWRKAFNGNSNPTLVAACYQPYKGSRVLSEFGKW; this comes from the coding sequence atggataagacatggatgaattcaaaccgattgtcgaaacagtacgagaaaggggtatgggaattcgttgagtttgcggttaagcactccgaagacccgcttcgaatgccgtgtccttgcttgggttgctgttatgggggtaaggttgacggggaacagttgggatcccatttactacggtttggaattgatagaagttatacatgttggacaatgcatggtgagaaaagtaacgggaatgctgagtcgaggtgtaataggaagtatgcttcaaacgacgattgcacagacacatacgattgcgatcgagtcgaagagattgcagaagcgcttgaagaagatcttgcggattgtcccaaaatgtttgagaggttggtaagcgatgcagagaaaccgttgtatgatggttgttcaaaattcacaagattgtctgcggtgttaaagttgtacaacttaaaggcggacaatggatggtcggataaaagtttcacagagttattagcccttatgaaagatatgctaccagaggataatgttcttcccaatcgaacgtatgaagccaaaaagatgttgtcctctaatggcatgagctatgataagatacatgcatgtccaaacgattgcgttttgtttcgaaacgagtatgcagcgttgaatgagtgtcctaaatgtggtgcccctcgatataagaaaaagttgtctcctgctaaagtcttatggtattttcctataattccgagatttagacgcatgtatcgtagtgagaccgattcaagacacttgacttggcatgcagatgaaagaattattgatggaaagttgcgacatccggcagactcaccacaatggatgaaagttgatactgattatcctgaatttggaaaagaagcaagaaaccttcggttgtcattgtctactgatggaatgaacccgcatggtattcaaagtatctcgcatagcacatggcctgtgattcttatgatctataacctacctccgtggctatgtatgaagtgtaagtacatgatgttatctatgctaatttctgggcctaaacaaccagggaatgacatagacgtatacttggcaccgttaatcgaagatttaaagtttttgtgggacaacggtgtggaggtttacgatgggtataggaaggaaagtttcaacttgagggcgatgttgtttggaacaattaatgattttccagcatacggaaatctatccgggtacagcaataaaggtcaaaaggcgtgtcccgtttgtgaagatgaaaccgatacgacacgattggagctttgtcagaagaatgtctttctcggccatcgtagattcttaaattctaatcatcactaccgtgggtggagaaaagcattcaacggaaattCTAATcccacactggttgctgcttgctatcaaccctataagggaagtcgtgtattatctgaattcggtaaatggtga